One Mycobacteroides abscessus ATCC 19977 genomic window carries:
- a CDS encoding flavin-containing monooxygenase, which translates to MTEHVDIVIVGAGISGIGMACRVTRELPGKKFVVLEARERIGGTWDLFRYPGVRSDSDMFTLGYNFRPWTSTKGIADGTSIREYVTETAREFGVTEKVRFGHKVVGAEWSSERGLWTLQVERAGETVEFTTQFLLGCTGYYRYDEGFTPKFEGIEDFAGQVVHPQHWPEDLDYSGKRVVVIGSGATAMTLVPAMAGTAGHVTMLQRSPTYVVSLPSTDALAVALQGKLPASLAYPIVKWKNQMVSFISYQTSRRDPERMKGILRALLKRQLPNFDLDKHFTPKYNPWDQRLCVVPDSDLFRALRKGTASIVTDRITRFTPKGILLESGEELEADIVVTATGLNVQLAGGLRPIVDGVQLNPADSVSYKGLMLTGLPNFIFTFGYTNASWTLRADLVSQYTCRLLKYMDKEGQTVVWPVEPDTAERLPFLEDLVSGYVTRAENAMPHQVPLAPWRSYQNYFRELPVLKYGKVADKGVRFSSGAAGSATSGRGNASHEAPVAIGR; encoded by the coding sequence ATGACCGAACATGTCGACATTGTCATCGTGGGCGCCGGGATCTCGGGTATCGGCATGGCGTGCCGTGTCACCCGTGAGTTGCCGGGCAAGAAGTTCGTGGTGCTGGAGGCGCGCGAGCGCATCGGCGGCACCTGGGATCTGTTCCGCTACCCGGGTGTGCGCTCGGATTCGGACATGTTCACGCTCGGCTACAACTTCCGGCCCTGGACGAGCACCAAGGGCATCGCCGACGGCACCTCCATCCGCGAGTACGTGACCGAGACTGCGCGCGAGTTCGGTGTGACAGAAAAGGTCCGATTCGGCCACAAGGTCGTCGGCGCCGAGTGGTCCTCCGAGCGTGGGCTGTGGACGTTGCAGGTCGAGCGTGCGGGAGAGACGGTCGAATTCACCACCCAGTTCCTGTTGGGCTGCACGGGTTACTACCGCTACGACGAGGGCTTCACGCCCAAGTTCGAGGGCATCGAGGATTTCGCCGGACAGGTGGTCCACCCGCAGCACTGGCCCGAGGATCTGGACTACTCCGGTAAGAGGGTCGTCGTCATCGGCAGTGGCGCCACGGCCATGACCCTGGTTCCCGCGATGGCCGGAACGGCAGGTCATGTGACCATGCTGCAGCGTTCGCCCACGTATGTGGTGTCGCTGCCCTCGACGGATGCGCTCGCCGTGGCGCTGCAGGGCAAGTTGCCTGCCTCGCTCGCGTACCCGATCGTGAAGTGGAAGAACCAAATGGTCAGCTTCATCAGCTACCAGACAAGCCGTCGCGATCCCGAGCGTATGAAGGGGATCCTGCGCGCGCTGCTGAAGCGGCAGTTGCCTAACTTCGATCTGGACAAGCACTTCACTCCTAAGTACAACCCGTGGGACCAGCGGCTGTGTGTGGTGCCGGATTCGGACCTGTTCCGCGCGCTGCGCAAGGGCACCGCGTCCATCGTGACCGATCGGATCACGCGCTTCACGCCGAAGGGCATCCTGCTCGAGTCCGGTGAAGAGCTCGAGGCCGACATCGTGGTCACCGCCACCGGCTTGAACGTTCAGCTGGCCGGGGGACTGCGGCCGATCGTGGACGGTGTCCAGCTGAATCCCGCAGATTCGGTGAGCTACAAGGGTCTGATGCTGACCGGCCTGCCGAACTTCATCTTCACGTTCGGGTACACCAATGCCTCCTGGACGCTGCGCGCCGACCTGGTGTCGCAGTACACCTGCCGGCTGCTCAAATACATGGACAAGGAAGGGCAGACGGTGGTGTGGCCGGTCGAGCCGGACACCGCCGAGCGGCTGCCGTTCTTGGAGGACTTGGTCTCCGGATACGTCACGCGCGCGGAGAACGCGATGCCGCACCAGGTGCCGCTGGCCCCGTGGCGCTCCTATCAGAATTACTTCCGCGAGCTGCCGGTGCTCAAGTACGGCAAGGTCGCGGACAAGGGTGTCCGTTTCAGTTCCGGAGCCGCAGGGTCGGCGACGTCCGGCAGGGGAAATGCTTCGCACGAGGCCCCCGTTGCAATAGGCAGGTAA
- a CDS encoding ArsR/SmtB family transcription factor: MVFKALADPTRRELLDRLHERNGQTLSQLCEGVAMARQSATQHLGVLESANLISTVRHGREKLHYLNPVPLHEIQERWIDKFERPRLRALSAIKQRAEERDMSQPTFVYTTYINSTPEKVWQAITDPELSGQYWGHANVSDWQEGSRWEHRRTDGSGIADVVGTVVESDPPRKLVTTWADPADGADAAVSTVTFLIQPYQNIVRLTVSHADLADPAEYAQASGGWAAVLSNLKSFLETGAPLPTEPWTQPG, from the coding sequence GTGGTTTTCAAGGCTCTCGCCGATCCCACGCGGCGCGAGTTACTAGACCGGCTGCATGAACGCAACGGTCAGACGTTGAGTCAGCTATGCGAGGGCGTCGCCATGGCCCGTCAATCCGCGACCCAACATCTGGGCGTACTCGAATCCGCCAACCTGATCAGCACCGTGCGACATGGCCGCGAGAAGCTGCACTATCTCAATCCGGTTCCGCTGCACGAAATTCAGGAACGGTGGATCGACAAGTTCGAACGCCCGCGGCTGCGGGCGTTGAGCGCCATCAAGCAGCGAGCGGAGGAGCGGGACATGTCTCAACCAACTTTCGTCTACACCACCTACATCAACAGCACACCCGAAAAGGTGTGGCAGGCCATCACCGACCCCGAGCTCAGCGGCCAGTACTGGGGACATGCGAATGTCTCTGACTGGCAAGAGGGTTCGCGCTGGGAGCACCGGCGCACAGACGGTTCGGGCATCGCCGATGTGGTCGGTACCGTGGTGGAAAGCGATCCACCCCGCAAGCTGGTGACCACCTGGGCGGATCCGGCCGACGGCGCCGATGCCGCGGTGTCCACCGTCACGTTTCTGATTCAGCCCTATCAGAACATCGTGCGGCTGACCGTGTCCCACGCTGACCTTGCGGATCCCGCCGAGTACGCGCAGGCCAGTGGTGGATGGGCGGCAGTGCTGTCAAACCTCAAGTCGTTCCTGGAGACCGGCGCTCCGCTGCCGACGGAGCCGTGGACCCAGCCCGGCTGA
- a CDS encoding RND family transporter codes for MSANHAHESRAAKIVRRLAVPIVLFWVAIAAVTNATVPQLEVVGEERSAPLNAADAPSTLAMRHIGKVFNEFDSDSSAMVVLEGEKPLGAQAHQFYNTLVQRLNDDHEHVQHVADYWGDPITAGGSQSKDGKAAYVQVYVAGNQGEALSNESVDAVRRIIAETPAPDGIKAYVSGEAPTITDQFEVGNAGAAQVTIITFAVIAVMLLVVYRSLITTALVLAMVMVELSAARGIVAALGHTGVIGLSTYATNLLTMLAIAAGTDYAIFFVGRYQEARSAGEDRPSAYQTMYKSTAHVIIGSGLTVAGALFCLSFTRLPYFQTLGVPAALGVLVTLAAALTLAPAVLVIAGRFGLMEPKRAMRTRGWRRIGTAIVRWPGPILVVSCIATLVGLLALPGYRTTYDGRIYMPSSVPSNVGYAAAERHFSVARLNPELLMIETDFDMRNPAGMVLLERVAKSVLHARGVALVQSITRPLGTPITHSSIPFQISASSASQLMNLSQQQNQALYLSQQADQMTNTIAVLRQQLALQKQSAAITHEQTEGFQQTVAVAQDLRDKIANFDDQFRPIRNYFYWEPHCFDIPFCAALRSVFDALDGIDELVDALQSVTGSLTKLDALQPKLVDLIPPQIAIQEKNRDLTLSNYAINNGTNTQNEESTRTATELGKAFDDAKNDDSFYLPPEAFDNPAFKRGMKLFMSPDGKAARMIITHQGDPQTSEGIAHIDAIKEAAFDAVKATPLADAKIYVAGTASAYKDIADGQKYDLLMAALASLGLILLIMMFLTRSLVAALVIVGTVALSLAASFGMSVVVWQYIFGIPLYWVIFPLAVIILLAVGADYNLLLISRFKEETGAGLKTGIIRAIAGTGGVVTAAGLVFAVTMSSFVFSDLRVLGQIGTTIGLGLLFDTLVVRSFLTPAIATMLGRWFWWPINIRTRPAPKPFGPKPTGADDTTGPIPVSG; via the coding sequence ATGAGCGCCAATCACGCCCACGAGTCACGTGCGGCGAAGATCGTCCGTCGGCTTGCCGTCCCCATCGTCTTGTTCTGGGTAGCGATTGCCGCGGTGACCAACGCGACCGTCCCCCAACTGGAAGTGGTCGGCGAGGAACGATCTGCCCCGCTGAACGCGGCCGACGCACCGTCGACACTGGCGATGAGGCATATCGGCAAGGTGTTCAACGAATTCGACTCCGACAGCTCGGCGATGGTGGTACTTGAAGGCGAGAAACCCCTTGGCGCGCAGGCACATCAATTCTACAACACGTTGGTGCAGCGCCTGAATGACGACCACGAACACGTCCAGCATGTTGCCGATTACTGGGGCGATCCGATCACGGCAGGGGGCTCGCAGAGCAAGGACGGTAAGGCCGCCTACGTGCAGGTCTATGTCGCCGGGAATCAAGGCGAGGCGTTGTCCAACGAGTCCGTCGACGCCGTGCGCCGCATCATCGCGGAAACACCCGCGCCCGATGGGATCAAGGCCTATGTATCCGGTGAGGCTCCGACCATCACCGATCAATTCGAGGTCGGCAATGCGGGCGCGGCCCAAGTCACCATCATCACCTTCGCGGTCATCGCGGTCATGCTGCTGGTGGTGTACCGCTCGCTCATCACCACCGCGTTGGTGCTGGCCATGGTCATGGTCGAGCTCTCCGCTGCGCGGGGAATCGTTGCAGCACTAGGACATACGGGTGTCATAGGGCTATCCACCTATGCGACCAACCTCTTGACGATGCTCGCCATCGCCGCCGGCACCGACTATGCGATATTTTTCGTCGGCCGCTATCAGGAAGCACGCTCGGCAGGCGAAGATCGCCCGTCCGCCTATCAGACGATGTATAAGTCGACCGCTCACGTGATTATCGGCTCAGGCTTGACCGTCGCGGGAGCGTTGTTCTGTCTGTCGTTCACACGCTTGCCCTACTTCCAAACCCTGGGCGTCCCGGCTGCTCTGGGAGTGCTGGTGACGCTCGCCGCCGCCCTTACCCTGGCGCCCGCCGTGCTGGTGATCGCAGGGCGCTTCGGCTTGATGGAACCCAAGCGGGCCATGCGCACCCGCGGCTGGCGCCGGATCGGTACGGCGATCGTGCGCTGGCCCGGACCGATTCTCGTGGTGTCGTGCATCGCCACCCTCGTTGGCCTACTCGCGCTACCGGGATACCGGACCACCTACGACGGCCGCATCTACATGCCGAGCTCGGTCCCGTCGAACGTCGGCTATGCCGCCGCCGAACGCCATTTCTCCGTCGCGCGCCTCAACCCCGAACTTCTGATGATCGAAACCGACTTCGATATGCGCAATCCGGCCGGCATGGTGCTGCTGGAACGCGTCGCCAAATCCGTTCTCCATGCCCGCGGTGTGGCCCTGGTCCAATCGATCACCCGCCCCCTCGGCACACCAATCACCCACTCGTCCATCCCGTTTCAGATCAGCGCATCGAGCGCCAGCCAGTTGATGAATCTTTCCCAGCAGCAGAATCAGGCGCTGTACCTTTCACAACAGGCTGACCAGATGACGAACACCATCGCTGTGCTGAGACAGCAACTGGCGCTGCAGAAACAAAGTGCCGCCATCACACATGAACAGACCGAGGGGTTCCAACAGACCGTCGCGGTGGCACAGGATCTGCGGGACAAGATCGCCAACTTCGACGATCAGTTCCGGCCCATCCGAAACTATTTCTACTGGGAGCCGCACTGCTTCGACATCCCCTTCTGCGCGGCATTGCGATCCGTTTTCGATGCCCTCGACGGTATCGATGAGCTGGTCGACGCACTGCAATCGGTCACCGGGAGCCTCACCAAGCTCGACGCCCTGCAACCCAAACTTGTGGACCTGATCCCCCCGCAGATCGCCATCCAGGAAAAGAACCGCGACCTGACCCTGTCGAACTATGCGATCAACAACGGCACCAACACCCAGAACGAGGAGTCCACGCGCACCGCAACAGAATTGGGCAAGGCCTTCGATGACGCGAAGAACGACGACTCCTTCTACCTGCCGCCGGAAGCATTCGACAACCCCGCATTCAAACGCGGCATGAAGTTGTTCATGTCCCCCGACGGCAAGGCCGCGCGGATGATCATCACTCACCAGGGGGATCCGCAGACCTCCGAGGGCATCGCGCACATCGACGCGATCAAGGAAGCGGCCTTTGACGCCGTCAAGGCCACCCCACTGGCCGACGCCAAGATCTATGTCGCCGGGACTGCCTCGGCGTACAAGGACATTGCCGACGGCCAGAAGTACGACCTCTTGATGGCCGCGCTGGCCTCGCTGGGCCTCATCCTGCTCATCATGATGTTCCTGACCCGCAGTCTGGTCGCCGCCCTGGTGATCGTGGGCACGGTGGCGCTGTCGCTGGCGGCATCGTTCGGCATGTCAGTGGTGGTGTGGCAGTACATTTTCGGGATTCCGTTGTACTGGGTCATCTTCCCGCTGGCGGTCATCATCTTGTTGGCAGTCGGCGCCGACTACAACCTGCTGCTGATATCCCGATTCAAGGAGGAAACCGGCGCGGGATTGAAGACGGGCATCATCCGCGCCATCGCCGGCACCGGTGGCGTGGTGACCGCCGCCGGTCTGGTCTTCGCGGTGACCATGTCGTCCTTCGTCTTCAGCGATCTACGTGTTCTCGGTCAGATCGGTACCACCATCGGCCTCGGGTTGCTCTTCGACACCCTGGTGGTGCGTTCGTTCCTCACACCGGCCATCGCCACCATGCTCGGCCGCTGGTTCTGGTGGCCTATCAACATACGTACGCGCCCGGCCCCGAAACCTTTTGGGCCAAAACCCACCGGCGCCGACGACACCACCGGGCCGATCCCGGTGAGCGGATAG
- a CDS encoding MmpS family transport accessory protein, whose product MQGWFWNLLKRWWTLVVAAAVVAVVAFGVSRLHGVFGSNIELSRPGTEAMENTNYNPKRVLLEVFGTAGSTATINFLDEMAQPHRVDNAPLPWAHELVTNDPTLFADLRAQGTGDTTSCRITVDGIVKDERTVTIVNGYTTCLDKSA is encoded by the coding sequence ATGCAAGGCTGGTTCTGGAATCTCCTCAAGCGCTGGTGGACGCTCGTCGTTGCGGCGGCCGTGGTGGCGGTGGTGGCGTTCGGAGTCAGCCGGCTACACGGCGTTTTCGGTTCAAACATCGAACTGTCACGCCCCGGCACCGAGGCCATGGAGAACACCAACTACAACCCCAAACGCGTTCTCCTCGAAGTCTTCGGCACCGCCGGGAGCACCGCAACCATCAACTTTCTCGACGAAATGGCGCAACCGCACCGTGTCGACAACGCTCCCCTGCCGTGGGCGCACGAGCTGGTCACCAACGACCCCACCCTGTTCGCCGACCTGCGTGCCCAGGGCACCGGTGATACCACCAGCTGCCGGATCACCGTGGACGGCATCGTCAAGGACGAAAGGACCGTCACCATCGTGAACGGCTACACCACCTGCCTGGACAAGTCCGCATGA
- a CDS encoding TetR/AcrR family transcriptional regulator, with protein MASDVSTGLTKAARGRQVSQWTPREVELLKVTLRLLQEHGYDRLSVDEVAAESKASKATIYRRWPSKAELVLAAFIEGMRAQLVRPNTGSLREDLLRIGTNALADVRRNTPVMRGLLIEIERNPALTKAFRTKFVDERKALIDDVLFAAVQRGEIDADAVNEELWDLLPGYLVFRSLLPVRSPTADTVRTLVDDVIMPSLTRER; from the coding sequence ATGGCGAGTGATGTGTCAACGGGGTTGACTAAGGCGGCGCGGGGGCGACAGGTTTCCCAATGGACTCCCCGCGAGGTGGAGCTGCTCAAGGTCACATTGCGCCTGCTGCAGGAACACGGATACGACCGGTTGTCGGTCGATGAGGTCGCCGCGGAGTCGAAGGCGAGCAAGGCCACGATCTATCGGCGTTGGCCATCCAAGGCGGAGCTGGTGCTGGCAGCCTTCATCGAGGGTATGCGCGCGCAGTTGGTCCGCCCGAACACTGGCTCCCTGCGTGAGGATCTGCTGCGGATAGGTACCAATGCGCTCGCCGATGTACGTCGCAATACACCCGTGATGCGGGGGCTGTTGATCGAGATTGAGCGAAATCCGGCCTTGACGAAGGCATTTCGAACCAAGTTTGTCGACGAGCGCAAGGCGCTGATCGACGACGTGCTGTTCGCCGCCGTGCAGCGGGGTGAGATTGACGCGGACGCCGTCAACGAGGAACTCTGGGATCTGCTGCCCGGGTATCTGGTGTTCCGCTCACTGCTGCCGGTGAGGTCACCGACTGCCGACACCGTGCGGACACTGGTCGACGATGTCATCATGCCGAGTCTCACCCGGGAGCGCTAA
- a CDS encoding HNH endonuclease signature motif containing protein produces MSSIGVVEAAVDAFCAESIEDLTAGEALAMLARLKVVQRRLASRGLGLVSAVTGQASPMQLGGTSYAEVLSRRMHMGKRAARRRIADAELLAPRRAITGEQLAPQLPHTAQALGRGDIGEEHLRIIRHFFDRLPVVVDAATREAAEAQLAVMATQFRPEALRVGADRMMALLNPDGQFSDADRARRRGITIGPQGFDGMSAISGLLDPETRAYLDAVFAKLAAPGMCNPNDQSPLVDGQPADDAAERDTRTVAQRHHDALRAALRSTLVSTELGSHHGLPVTVVVTTTLKELEDAAGIAITGAGTRLPMRDLIRMATHAHHYLAIFDDHGRALYLGRSQRIASPDQRLVLHARDRGCTHPDCHVPGYLCQAHHITEWVHDGPTDIDNLTFACAPHHRLLGHGWTTRKRKDGTTEWIPPPQLALPGETRHDDIVDQCPHGVGSR; encoded by the coding sequence ATGAGTTCGATTGGGGTGGTGGAGGCGGCGGTTGATGCCTTCTGCGCCGAATCGATCGAGGACCTGACCGCCGGTGAGGCGTTGGCCATGTTGGCGCGCCTGAAGGTAGTGCAGCGCCGGTTAGCCTCGCGGGGGCTGGGTTTGGTCTCCGCCGTGACCGGGCAGGCCTCGCCGATGCAGCTGGGCGGCACGTCGTATGCCGAGGTGTTGTCGCGGCGCATGCATATGGGTAAGCGGGCGGCGCGCCGGCGGATCGCCGACGCCGAGTTGTTGGCGCCGCGGCGCGCGATCACCGGCGAGCAGCTGGCACCCCAGCTGCCCCATACCGCGCAGGCGTTGGGGCGCGGCGACATTGGTGAGGAACACCTCCGGATCATCCGCCACTTCTTTGACCGGCTCCCGGTAGTGGTCGATGCTGCGACCCGCGAGGCGGCCGAGGCGCAGCTGGCGGTGATGGCCACCCAGTTTCGGCCCGAGGCGCTGCGGGTAGGTGCCGACCGGATGATGGCGCTGCTCAACCCGGACGGGCAGTTTTCTGATGCGGATCGGGCGCGGCGGCGCGGCATCACGATCGGGCCGCAAGGCTTCGACGGCATGTCAGCGATCTCGGGTTTATTGGATCCGGAGACCCGCGCCTACCTGGATGCGGTATTCGCCAAACTCGCCGCCCCCGGCATGTGCAACCCGAATGATCAAAGCCCACTCGTGGACGGCCAACCCGCAGACGATGCCGCCGAACGCGATACCCGCACCGTGGCGCAACGCCACCACGACGCCCTACGCGCAGCGCTGCGCTCCACTTTGGTGAGCACAGAGCTGGGTTCGCATCACGGACTACCCGTCACCGTCGTCGTCACCACCACACTCAAAGAGTTGGAAGATGCGGCTGGGATCGCGATCACCGGCGCGGGCACCCGCCTCCCCATGCGGGACCTGATCCGGATGGCTACCCACGCCCACCACTACCTAGCGATTTTCGATGACCACGGCCGTGCCCTGTACCTCGGGCGTTCTCAACGCATCGCCTCGCCAGATCAGCGCCTGGTGCTGCACGCCCGCGATCGTGGCTGCACCCACCCCGACTGCCATGTGCCCGGATACCTCTGCCAAGCCCACCACATCACCGAATGGGTCCACGACGGACCCACCGACATCGACAACCTCACCTTCGCCTGCGCACCGCATCACCGCCTCCTAGGCCACGGCTGGACCACCCGAAAACGCAAAGACGGCACCACCGAATGGATACCCCCACCGCAGTTAGCGCTCCCGGGTGAGACTCGGCATGATGACATCGTCGACCAGTGTCCGCACGGTGTCGGCAGTCGGTGA
- the arsC gene encoding arsenate reductase (glutaredoxin) (This arsenate reductase requires both glutathione and glutaredoxin to convert arsenate to arsenite, after which the efflux transporter formed by ArsA and ArsB can extrude the arsenite from the cell, providing resistance.), translating to MDATIYHNPRCTKSRQALARLEEAGINVTVVKYLDDVPTTTQLKKLIADAGLTVREAVRTGETEYKELGLADASDDALLDAMVAHPRLIQRPFVVTAKGTRMARPTEAVDEIL from the coding sequence GTGGACGCGACCATTTACCACAATCCCAGATGCACGAAGTCCCGTCAGGCTCTGGCGCGGTTGGAGGAGGCGGGGATTAACGTCACCGTCGTCAAGTACCTCGACGATGTGCCCACCACGACGCAGCTGAAAAAGCTGATCGCGGACGCGGGGCTGACGGTGCGGGAGGCAGTGCGCACCGGGGAGACCGAGTACAAGGAATTAGGCCTTGCTGACGCATCCGATGACGCCTTGCTCGACGCAATGGTTGCGCACCCGCGGTTAATTCAGCGTCCGTTCGTGGTGACCGCCAAGGGGACCCGGATGGCCCGGCCCACGGAGGCGGTCGACGAGATCCTCTAG
- a CDS encoding LysR family transcriptional regulator yields the protein MAETAPLDLDLRLVRYFTVVAEQRHFGRASTELRVAQPSLSRQISRLEQQLGVRLLDRTPQGTTLTEAGEVFLPKAKTLLRSADQAAAHARAAAQPSHLTVGYSMGIIVTPAVLQMRQKHPDADIRATHLKWDEARAALLDHRVDAVVARLPFSTDQLHVTILYDEPRVVLLPSDHPLAQHDSLTLADIANEPMPRIRNADPSWSAYWRVEPRPDGSLAPDGPVIDAIEDKFEVIASGQAISLSAGAHGSTMRPDIVAVPLEGVEPSHVAIATRADDRGRLVAAFRKVAQAVLTGPG from the coding sequence ATGGCAGAGACCGCCCCGCTGGACCTGGACCTACGCCTGGTCCGGTACTTCACCGTGGTGGCCGAGCAGCGACATTTCGGCCGGGCCAGCACCGAGCTGCGGGTGGCGCAACCCTCGTTGAGCCGCCAAATCAGCAGACTGGAACAGCAGCTCGGTGTGCGGCTGCTCGACCGCACACCGCAAGGCACCACACTCACGGAAGCAGGCGAGGTCTTCCTCCCCAAGGCAAAGACCCTGTTGCGGTCGGCCGATCAGGCCGCAGCGCATGCGCGTGCCGCGGCGCAACCCAGCCACCTCACGGTCGGCTACTCGATGGGGATCATCGTGACGCCCGCCGTATTACAGATGCGTCAGAAGCATCCAGACGCCGATATCCGCGCCACCCACCTGAAATGGGACGAAGCGCGGGCCGCGCTGCTTGATCACCGGGTGGACGCGGTGGTGGCACGCCTACCTTTCTCCACCGACCAGTTGCACGTCACGATCCTGTACGACGAACCGCGCGTCGTGCTGCTGCCATCCGATCACCCTCTGGCTCAACATGACTCGCTGACCCTAGCCGACATCGCGAACGAACCGATGCCACGGATACGCAATGCCGACCCGTCATGGAGTGCCTACTGGCGCGTGGAGCCGCGACCCGATGGCAGCCTGGCACCTGACGGGCCCGTCATCGATGCCATCGAGGACAAATTCGAAGTAATTGCGTCAGGCCAGGCCATCTCCCTATCGGCGGGCGCGCACGGCAGCACCATGCGGCCCGATATCGTGGCCGTCCCACTTGAGGGGGTGGAACCTAGCCACGTGGCCATAGCCACCCGCGCCGACGACCGGGGACGACTCGTCGCAGCGTTCCGCAAGGTCGCGCAAGCCGTCCTGACCGGACCGGGCTAG